From the genome of Streptomyces sp. NBC_01317, one region includes:
- a CDS encoding right-handed parallel beta-helix repeat-containing protein has translation MTRHTVAPKGQGGRGAFRRIGDAVRAARPGDLVVVAPGSYPEAVVLDRSVTLAADGAPGSVTLAAPPGDGPALTVTGRDCAVRGLTVRGADAADPAVSVTPGGGLVLEDCVVLDGRVEVQGAEDEPPATEGDFTEGTESAEDDAGVTALLLRRCRLEGARLAGLRLAGAVRAQLDDTAIGAVEGTGVVLSGAARLAAVRLRLDGTTGSGVRLRGRARLRLTDSVLHRAGRSGLLLEDGSEATAEEVRIDAPGSAGVHLTGAARAELTDVRIRQPVASGLVVAGRAALTAHGCVVSGAGANGLLVTDGAEALLTDCRIDRSAFSAVHLSGTATGRLTDCLVREGAEHGVHVTDEARAELTDCALGGLAMTGVAVLDRAAATVTGCRIDGAASGLVVGSAAGTRVEHTTVSTTAETGVQIAEGGAATLTGVRITGAGAAGVVVDAGADVTVTGGSVEDCAGSGIVVWTGAEPSFTDVRIHRPAKNGVFLAEGAGGTFTSLDVTGAGFPALHVGASAEPVFRQCRIRDCAEALGEGAGVTPVLEDCTADGAPLVRPGADATPTALPAPSPPGPSSPASASSEDPEAGEEHLDDLLAELEELVGLDRVKHDVGSLVQLMRTVRRREEAGLPAPPLSRHLVFAGNAGTGKTTVARLYGRLLKALGLLRRGHLVEVDRTALVGEYVGHTGPKTTAAFTRALGGVLFIDEAYALAPPGGGNDFGLEAVTTLVKLMEDHRDDIVVIAAGYPEEMTRFVNSNPGLSSRFGRTLVFEDYAAPELVSIFEHQAREHRYELTPAAREALTGLFERLPRDEGFGNGRTARQTFQEMTERQAQRVAELGAPTQAELMSLETQDLP, from the coding sequence ATGACCCGTCACACGGTGGCGCCCAAGGGCCAGGGCGGCCGGGGCGCCTTCCGCCGGATCGGTGACGCCGTCCGGGCCGCGCGCCCCGGCGATCTGGTGGTGGTCGCGCCCGGCTCGTACCCGGAGGCGGTCGTGCTCGACCGGTCCGTCACCCTGGCGGCGGACGGCGCGCCCGGCTCCGTCACGCTGGCCGCGCCACCCGGGGACGGGCCCGCGCTGACCGTGACGGGGCGGGACTGCGCCGTACGGGGGCTGACGGTGCGCGGGGCCGACGCGGCCGACCCGGCGGTGAGCGTGACGCCGGGCGGAGGCCTGGTCCTGGAGGACTGCGTGGTCCTCGACGGCCGGGTCGAGGTGCAGGGGGCGGAGGACGAACCCCCGGCTACCGAGGGGGACTTCACCGAGGGCACGGAGTCGGCGGAGGACGACGCGGGCGTCACCGCGCTGCTGCTGCGGCGCTGCCGCCTGGAGGGGGCGAGGCTGGCCGGGCTGCGCCTGGCCGGGGCCGTACGGGCACAGCTGGACGACACCGCGATCGGCGCCGTCGAGGGCACGGGCGTGGTGCTGTCCGGCGCGGCGCGCCTGGCCGCCGTACGGCTGCGGCTCGACGGCACCACAGGGTCCGGTGTACGGCTGCGCGGGCGGGCGCGGCTGCGCCTCACCGATTCCGTACTGCACCGGGCCGGGCGGTCGGGGCTGCTGCTGGAGGACGGCTCCGAGGCGACGGCGGAAGAGGTACGGATCGACGCGCCGGGCTCGGCGGGCGTGCACCTCACGGGCGCGGCGCGGGCCGAACTCACCGACGTCCGCATCCGGCAGCCGGTGGCCAGCGGACTGGTGGTGGCGGGCCGGGCCGCGCTGACCGCGCACGGGTGTGTGGTCAGCGGCGCGGGGGCCAACGGGCTGCTCGTCACCGACGGGGCGGAGGCGCTGCTGACCGACTGCCGGATCGACCGCAGCGCGTTCAGCGCCGTACACCTGTCCGGTACGGCCACCGGGCGGCTGACCGACTGCCTGGTGCGCGAGGGCGCCGAACACGGGGTCCACGTCACGGACGAGGCGCGTGCGGAGCTGACGGACTGCGCGCTGGGCGGCCTCGCCATGACCGGGGTCGCGGTCCTCGACCGGGCCGCCGCGACGGTCACGGGCTGCCGGATCGACGGCGCGGCCTCCGGCCTCGTGGTGGGTTCGGCCGCCGGGACGCGCGTGGAGCACACCACGGTGAGCACCACGGCCGAGACCGGCGTGCAGATCGCCGAGGGCGGCGCCGCCACGCTGACCGGCGTCCGGATCACGGGCGCGGGGGCGGCCGGTGTGGTGGTCGACGCCGGGGCGGACGTGACGGTGACCGGCGGGTCGGTGGAGGACTGCGCGGGGTCGGGGATCGTCGTATGGACGGGGGCGGAACCGTCGTTCACCGATGTACGGATCCACCGCCCCGCCAAGAACGGCGTCTTCCTCGCCGAGGGCGCCGGCGGCACCTTCACCTCGCTGGACGTGACGGGCGCCGGTTTCCCGGCCCTCCACGTCGGGGCGTCGGCGGAGCCGGTCTTCCGGCAGTGCCGGATCCGCGACTGCGCCGAGGCGCTGGGCGAGGGCGCGGGGGTCACGCCCGTACTGGAGGACTGCACGGCGGACGGGGCGCCGCTCGTACGACCGGGGGCGGACGCCACGCCGACGGCTCTTCCCGCACCCTCCCCGCCGGGGCCCTCCTCCCCCGCTTCCGCCTCCTCGGAGGACCCCGAAGCCGGCGAGGAGCATCTCGACGACCTGCTGGCCGAGTTGGAGGAGCTGGTCGGCCTGGACCGGGTCAAACACGACGTGGGCTCGCTGGTCCAGCTGATGCGGACCGTCCGCCGCCGCGAGGAGGCGGGCCTGCCCGCCCCGCCGCTCAGCCGCCATCTGGTCTTCGCGGGCAACGCGGGCACCGGCAAGACGACGGTCGCGCGGCTGTACGGCAGGCTCCTCAAGGCGCTCGGGCTGCTGCGGCGCGGGCACCTGGTCGAGGTGGACCGTACGGCCCTGGTCGGGGAGTACGTGGGTCATACGGGTCCCAAGACGACCGCCGCGTTCACCCGGGCGCTGGGCGGGGTGCTCTTCATCGACGAGGCGTACGCGCTGGCGCCGCCCGGCGGCGGCAACGACTTCGGCCTGGAGGCCGTGACGACCCTGGTCAAACTGATGGAGGACCATCGCGACGACATCGTGGTGATCGCCGCCGGCTATCCCGAAGAGATGACCCGTTTTGTCAACTCCAATCCGGGTCTGTCCTCCCGCTTCGGCCGGACGCTGGTGTTCGAGGACTACGCGGCGCCCGAACTCGTCTCGATCTTCGAACACCAGGCGAGGGAGCACCGGTACGAGCTGACGCCGGCAGCCAGGGAGGCCCTGACGGGGCTCTTCGAGCGGCTCCCCCGCGACGAGGGCTTCGGCAACGGCCGTACCGCGCGCCAGACCTTCCAGGAGATGACGGAACGCCAGGCACAACGGGTCGCGGAACTCGGCGCGCCGACCCAGGCGGAGTTGATGAGCCTGGAGACCCAGGACCTGCCCTAG
- a CDS encoding right-handed parallel beta-helix repeat-containing protein — MPGICGVALLAAGALSVQSGTVRTESVATASTRTAVAAQALSEPQIVAAAGATTPFVTVEAETGTLGGGARVRSIAPGAAAPTKATLEGEASGYSLVELKANGDSVTLPNNTGKNANTLVVRASIPDSAAGGGIDASLNLYVNGTFRQAITLSSRQAWNYRGATTNPDDPRAGGVAYRFYNEFPVWVTGAPIAAGSTIKLQKDSGNTAAVYDVDSVDLENVGAALAQPANSISVVSNGADPNFAKDSTVAVQTTVDAARTQKKSVWIPAGKYLTNSLASKPLDFTGVKVQGAGMWYTTLYRKVPLPAGSWRSQISIGTGTTLTDLQIDANAVWRGIGGDGGSDYGVNAQGTGWLVDRIWTRHIDANWLSGTNGVVQNSRTADSYGDGFNINNGNTPNANKLGQNITVRNNFARNTGDDSFATYSDAGAGGTNGQVTGAKILNNTAIAPWWANGIRVAGGRNVEVRNNLVNSVSSNNALEVSVFGETGHPLESATITGNVLNGGGGWNGLRYGANVGSPSSTSLFPNAYSNVTMTDNIIRGSLTAGFSVTGPRVNLTLTNNTIDRPAKQGIWVAKGVTGTGKFTGNTIKNLFAGQVAQQNDSPSTFKITG; from the coding sequence GTGCCTGGCATATGCGGCGTCGCGCTGCTTGCCGCAGGCGCGTTGTCCGTACAAAGCGGCACCGTTCGCACCGAATCCGTCGCCACGGCATCCACCCGGACCGCTGTCGCAGCTCAGGCCCTGTCCGAGCCGCAGATCGTCGCCGCGGCCGGCGCCACCACCCCCTTCGTGACGGTCGAGGCCGAAACCGGAACACTCGGCGGCGGCGCGCGCGTCCGTTCCATCGCCCCCGGCGCGGCGGCACCGACCAAGGCCACCTTGGAAGGCGAGGCTTCCGGCTATTCGCTGGTCGAATTGAAGGCCAACGGCGATTCGGTGACGCTGCCCAACAACACCGGCAAAAACGCCAATACTCTTGTGGTACGCGCCTCCATTCCGGACTCGGCGGCGGGCGGCGGCATCGACGCCTCGCTGAACCTGTACGTGAACGGCACGTTCCGCCAGGCGATCACCCTGAGTTCCCGCCAGGCGTGGAACTACCGCGGCGCGACCACGAACCCGGACGACCCCCGCGCGGGCGGAGTGGCCTACCGCTTCTACAACGAGTTCCCGGTCTGGGTCACGGGTGCTCCCATCGCCGCGGGCAGCACCATCAAACTCCAGAAGGACTCCGGAAACACGGCCGCCGTCTATGACGTCGATTCCGTCGATCTGGAGAACGTCGGGGCCGCCCTGGCCCAGCCGGCCAACTCGATCTCGGTCGTGAGCAACGGCGCCGATCCCAACTTCGCGAAGGATTCGACGGTCGCCGTCCAGACCACGGTCGACGCCGCCCGGACGCAGAAGAAGTCGGTGTGGATCCCGGCGGGCAAGTACCTGACGAACAGCCTGGCGTCCAAGCCGCTGGACTTCACCGGCGTCAAGGTGCAGGGCGCCGGTATGTGGTACACGACCCTCTACCGCAAGGTTCCGCTTCCGGCCGGCTCGTGGCGCTCGCAGATCTCGATCGGCACGGGCACCACGCTGACGGACCTCCAGATCGACGCCAACGCGGTCTGGCGGGGCATCGGCGGTGACGGCGGTTCGGACTACGGAGTCAACGCCCAGGGCACCGGCTGGCTGGTCGACCGGATCTGGACGCGGCACATCGACGCCAACTGGCTGTCGGGCACCAACGGCGTTGTGCAGAACAGCCGGACCGCGGACAGCTACGGTGACGGTTTCAACATCAACAACGGCAACACGCCGAACGCGAACAAGCTCGGCCAGAACATCACGGTCAGGAACAACTTCGCCCGCAACACCGGCGACGACTCCTTCGCGACGTACTCCGACGCGGGCGCCGGCGGCACGAACGGCCAGGTGACCGGCGCGAAGATCCTCAACAACACGGCGATCGCTCCCTGGTGGGCCAACGGCATCCGGGTCGCCGGCGGCAGGAACGTCGAGGTGCGCAACAACCTCGTGAACAGTGTGTCCTCGAACAACGCCCTGGAAGTCAGCGTGTTCGGCGAGACGGGGCACCCTCTGGAGTCCGCCACGATCACCGGGAACGTCCTGAACGGTGGTGGCGGCTGGAACGGCCTTCGGTACGGTGCGAACGTGGGGTCCCCGTCGAGCACCTCGCTGTTCCCGAACGCCTACTCGAACGTCACCATGACCGACAACATCATTCGAGGGTCGCTCACCGCGGGATTCAGCGTCACCGGACCTCGCGTCAACCTGACGCTGACGAACAACACCATCGACCGCCCGGCCAAGCAGGGCATCTGGGTGGCGAAGGGGGTGACCGGCACCGGGAAGTTCACGGGTAACACGATCAAGAACCTCTTCGCGGGCCAGGTCGCCCAGCAGAACGACTCGCCGTCCACGTTCAAGATCACTGGCTGA
- a CDS encoding NADP-dependent oxidoreductase, producing MQAVTVHDRDAGTGGLALTELPYPHAAENDVIVRVHAAGFTRGELSWPATWTDRAGRDRTPSVPGHELSGVVAELGYGTTGLTVGQRVFGLADWTRNGSLAEYAAVEARNLAPLPADVDHTVAAALPISGLTAWQGLFDHGRLTAGQTVLVHGAAGGVGSVAVQLAREAGARVIATGRSGDRDTALGLGADVFVDLRADRLEDTGEVDVVFDVIGGEILDRSAALVRAGGTLVTIAAPPTVRPENGRAVFFVVEPDRATLTGLVQRVRDGRLKPAVGEVRPLAEAPAAFAPGPSNRRGSGRTIIRVVPEGAA from the coding sequence ATGCAGGCCGTCACCGTCCACGATCGAGACGCCGGTACGGGCGGACTCGCCCTGACGGAACTCCCCTACCCGCACGCCGCCGAGAACGACGTCATCGTGCGCGTGCACGCCGCCGGCTTCACGCGCGGGGAGCTCTCCTGGCCCGCGACGTGGACCGACCGCGCCGGCCGCGACCGTACGCCGAGTGTGCCCGGCCACGAGCTGTCGGGGGTGGTCGCCGAGCTGGGGTACGGCACCACCGGCCTCACGGTCGGCCAGCGGGTCTTCGGCCTGGCCGACTGGACCCGTAACGGATCGCTGGCCGAGTACGCGGCCGTGGAGGCCCGCAACCTGGCGCCGCTCCCCGCCGACGTCGACCACACCGTGGCCGCCGCGCTGCCCATCTCGGGGCTGACCGCGTGGCAGGGTCTGTTCGACCACGGGCGGCTCACGGCGGGGCAGACGGTCCTCGTCCACGGCGCCGCCGGGGGTGTCGGGTCGGTCGCGGTCCAGCTCGCCCGCGAGGCGGGGGCGCGGGTGATCGCCACCGGCCGGTCCGGCGACCGGGACACCGCGCTCGGCCTGGGGGCCGACGTTTTTGTGGACCTCCGGGCGGACCGGCTGGAGGACACCGGAGAGGTCGACGTCGTGTTCGACGTCATCGGTGGCGAGATCCTCGACCGCTCGGCCGCCCTGGTACGCGCCGGCGGCACCCTCGTCACCATCGCCGCGCCGCCCACGGTCAGGCCGGAGAACGGGCGGGCCGTCTTCTTCGTGGTCGAACCGGACCGGGCCACGCTCACCGGCCTCGTACAGCGGGTGAGGGACGGACGGCTCAAGCCGGCGGTCGGGGAGGTACGTCCACTGGCCGAAGCACCCGCGGCGTTCGCACCGGGCCCATCCAACCGACGCGGATCCGGTAGGACGATCATCCGTGTCGTACCGGAAGGCGCCGCGTAG
- a CDS encoding HpcH/HpaI aldolase/citrate lyase family protein → MPGQPPRSHLYVPADRPRFLRAANRSGADALILDLEDAVAPSKKDEARAAAVAFAEERGGDESPELWVRINEGARGLADARALLATGRVDGLWVPKAAAGADLDTLIALVAAGGTADAGSGVPTVALGLLIESAVGLLSLGGIAGRPGVRHLQLGEVDLRADLRMAPDSVPGDHLLDWARGLTVAHTAAHGLASAVAPVSVHTSDIEGFRASSAHLRGLGFQGRACIHPDQVAVANEVFGVDPAELADAHALLDLFEDRVTAGSGAFRDTHGAMVDAATVRRARELTGRPDTS, encoded by the coding sequence ATGCCTGGTCAGCCACCCCGCTCCCACCTGTACGTTCCCGCCGACCGGCCCCGTTTTCTGCGGGCCGCGAACCGCTCCGGGGCCGACGCGCTCATCCTCGATCTGGAGGACGCGGTCGCGCCGTCGAAGAAGGACGAGGCGCGGGCGGCGGCCGTCGCGTTCGCCGAGGAACGCGGCGGAGACGAAAGCCCGGAACTATGGGTGCGGATCAACGAAGGAGCCCGCGGGCTGGCCGACGCCCGCGCGCTGCTCGCCACGGGCCGCGTCGACGGGCTGTGGGTCCCGAAGGCGGCGGCGGGGGCGGACCTGGACACACTGATCGCGCTGGTCGCGGCTGGCGGGACAGCCGATGCGGGGTCCGGAGTTCCGACGGTCGCCCTCGGACTGCTCATCGAGAGTGCCGTCGGACTGCTCTCCCTCGGCGGTATCGCGGGCCGCCCCGGGGTACGTCACCTCCAACTCGGCGAGGTCGATCTGCGCGCGGATCTGCGCATGGCCCCGGACTCCGTCCCCGGAGACCACCTGCTCGACTGGGCGCGCGGACTCACGGTCGCCCACACGGCCGCACACGGTCTCGCCTCCGCCGTCGCCCCCGTCTCCGTACACACGTCGGACATCGAGGGATTCCGCGCGTCGAGCGCGCACCTGCGCGGGCTCGGGTTCCAGGGCCGTGCCTGCATCCACCCCGACCAGGTTGCGGTCGCCAACGAGGTCTTCGGAGTCGACCCCGCCGAACTCGCCGACGCACACGCCCTGCTCGACCTCTTCGAGGACCGCGTGACCGCGGGCAGCGGCGCGTTCCGTGACACCCACGGCGCGATGGTCGACGCGGCGACGGTCCGCCGCGCCCGCGAACTCACGGGCCGGCCTGACACGAGCTGA
- a CDS encoding MBL fold metallo-hydrolase, with amino-acid sequence MFEADSVTITVLVENQVDMLLPDQASPTGESESGTGGPDDHCVSRYGLIEHFDPKRLPPQAENGISFLVEAVRGRHTTRVLFDVGLTGTVLEHNMGVLGVDPASIDHVVISHGHPDHFGGIHRFLDLAGRRIPVATHADAELPRYAVMGDGRTSSVYNAAFRFGEVERSGGVPVLTQDSLDLGCGVHTTGVIPRKVAFEAGAAPAFRPGDPGLYQVSADGRLRRDEVMDEMGLVIDVRGAGLVVLTGCAHAGVINTIHQARAVCGPKPVRAVMGGFHLGFPTTPAENVDLTAAAFAELEVATVMPMHCSGLRTHTRLSTDMSAHYVQPAVGTVLRFGR; translated from the coding sequence GTGTTCGAAGCCGACAGCGTGACGATTACCGTGCTGGTCGAGAACCAGGTGGACATGCTGCTGCCCGACCAGGCCAGCCCCACAGGCGAGAGCGAAAGCGGGACAGGGGGCCCGGACGACCACTGCGTCTCCCGCTACGGACTGATCGAGCACTTCGACCCGAAGCGCCTGCCGCCCCAGGCGGAGAACGGCATCAGCTTCCTGGTCGAGGCGGTACGCGGCCGCCACACCACCCGCGTCCTGTTCGACGTCGGCCTGACCGGCACCGTGCTGGAACACAACATGGGCGTGCTCGGCGTCGACCCCGCCTCCATCGACCATGTGGTCATCAGCCACGGACATCCCGACCATTTCGGCGGGATCCACCGCTTCCTCGACCTCGCGGGACGCCGTATCCCCGTCGCCACCCACGCCGACGCGGAACTCCCGCGCTACGCCGTGATGGGCGACGGCCGCACCTCCTCCGTCTACAACGCCGCGTTCCGCTTCGGCGAGGTCGAGCGGTCGGGCGGCGTGCCCGTCCTGACCCAGGACTCGCTCGACCTCGGCTGCGGCGTGCACACCACCGGGGTGATCCCCCGGAAGGTCGCCTTCGAGGCGGGCGCCGCGCCCGCCTTCCGGCCCGGCGACCCCGGTCTCTACCAGGTCTCGGCGGACGGCAGGCTGCGCCGCGACGAGGTGATGGACGAGATGGGCCTAGTCATCGACGTCCGCGGCGCCGGCCTCGTGGTCCTCACCGGCTGCGCGCACGCGGGCGTCATCAACACGATCCACCAGGCGCGCGCCGTCTGCGGGCCCAAGCCCGTCCGCGCCGTGATGGGCGGCTTCCATCTCGGCTTCCCCACCACCCCGGCGGAGAACGTCGACCTGACCGCCGCCGCCTTCGCCGAGCTGGAGGTCGCCACCGTGATGCCGATGCATTGCAGCGGACTGCGCACCCACACGCGGCTGTCCACCGACATGTCCGCCCACTACGTGCAGCCCGCGGTCGGTACCGTGCTGCGCTTCGGCCGCTGA
- a CDS encoding CaiB/BaiF CoA transferase family protein, translating into MTGDLRGIRVIAVEQAVAAPLCTRHLADLGAEVIKIERPGGGDFARGYDESVYGQATHFVWLNRGKRSVVLDLKSEPGRDALRRLLAGADVLVCNLAPGALNRIITDEALAELNPRLVRCYLSGYGPSGPYADRKAYDALVQGEAGTISATGTPETPAKPGVSLADLAGGTYALSAVTAALYARERTGVGRRIDIALFDVLLEWMSPLLLAELHSGSAPPPAGMRHASIAPYGPYTTADGQDVLIAVQNEGQWQRLCRTVLDHTELLDDPAFGSNSARVRHRERTERAVQARLITLSTAEVTARLEAADVPYARLNQIADVLAHPQAEATGRWSEATLPDGRAVRVVTSPLHRVPEPPGGRRVPALGEHTGEVLRELGLPEAPTPAAVAE; encoded by the coding sequence ATGACCGGCGATCTGCGGGGCATCCGGGTGATCGCGGTCGAGCAGGCCGTCGCCGCCCCTCTGTGCACCCGCCATCTGGCGGACCTGGGCGCCGAGGTCATCAAGATCGAGCGGCCGGGAGGCGGTGACTTCGCCCGCGGCTACGACGAGAGCGTGTACGGCCAGGCCACCCACTTCGTGTGGCTCAACCGGGGCAAGCGCAGCGTCGTGCTCGACCTGAAGTCGGAGCCGGGGCGCGACGCGCTGCGGCGCCTGCTCGCCGGGGCCGACGTGCTGGTGTGCAATCTGGCGCCCGGCGCCCTGAACCGGATCATCACCGACGAGGCGCTCGCGGAGCTCAACCCGCGCCTGGTGCGCTGCTATCTGTCGGGTTACGGGCCGAGCGGGCCGTACGCCGACCGCAAGGCGTACGACGCGCTGGTGCAGGGCGAGGCCGGTACGATCTCCGCCACCGGCACGCCCGAGACCCCGGCGAAACCCGGTGTCTCGCTGGCCGACCTGGCGGGCGGGACGTACGCGCTCAGCGCCGTCACGGCGGCCCTGTACGCGCGGGAGAGGACCGGCGTGGGCCGGCGGATCGACATCGCGCTCTTCGACGTACTGCTGGAGTGGATGAGTCCGCTCCTGCTCGCCGAACTGCACTCGGGCTCCGCGCCGCCGCCGGCCGGGATGCGGCACGCCAGCATCGCGCCGTACGGGCCGTACACCACGGCCGACGGCCAGGACGTGCTGATCGCGGTGCAGAACGAGGGCCAGTGGCAGCGGCTCTGCCGTACGGTGCTCGACCACACGGAGCTGCTGGACGACCCGGCCTTCGGCTCGAACAGCGCGCGGGTACGGCACCGGGAACGCACCGAACGGGCCGTCCAGGCGCGGCTGATCACCCTGTCCACGGCCGAGGTCACGGCCCGGCTGGAGGCGGCGGACGTACCGTACGCGCGGCTGAACCAGATCGCCGACGTCCTGGCCCATCCGCAGGCGGAGGCGACCGGACGCTGGTCGGAGGCCACGCTGCCGGACGGGCGGGCGGTACGGGTGGTCACCTCGCCGCTGCACCGGGTGCCGGAGCCGCCGGGCGGCCGGCGGGTGCCCGCGCTGGGCGAGCACACCGGCGAAGTGCTGCGCGAACTGGGGCTTCCCGAGGCGCCGACTCCCGCGGCGGTCGCCGAATAG
- a CDS encoding GntR family transcriptional regulator has protein sequence MPPQSRRLKSTATDGGVPKPAKPAKTVKAPTKRDHIATELRRMISEGELPRGSRIQQDVLASMFDTSITPVREALRLLEAEGVLVGEPHKGVRVADAEYEQVKTVYLLRRLIEPYAMQRAARRLSPLDIDLAERLVADMEQAAEEGDRARLNASNYQFHFLFYAKCGNEGLAAEIDQLWQKFPWDVLQVLHDRADETSNEHRSMLAAARLGDGAALAKATEWHLSRSFQALGRHLTGREVADPFDVDND, from the coding sequence ATGCCGCCGCAGTCCCGCCGCCTCAAGAGCACCGCCACCGACGGCGGCGTGCCGAAGCCCGCGAAGCCGGCCAAGACGGTCAAGGCGCCCACCAAGCGCGACCACATCGCCACCGAACTGCGCCGGATGATCAGCGAGGGCGAGCTGCCCCGGGGCAGCCGTATCCAACAGGACGTCCTCGCCTCGATGTTCGACACCAGCATCACCCCGGTGCGCGAGGCGCTCCGGCTGCTGGAGGCCGAGGGCGTGCTCGTCGGGGAACCGCACAAGGGCGTCAGGGTCGCGGACGCCGAGTACGAACAGGTCAAGACGGTCTACCTCCTCCGCCGTCTGATCGAGCCGTACGCGATGCAACGGGCCGCCCGGCGGCTCTCCCCGCTCGACATCGACCTCGCCGAACGGCTGGTCGCGGACATGGAGCAGGCGGCCGAGGAAGGGGACCGGGCGCGGTTGAACGCGTCCAACTACCAGTTCCACTTCCTCTTCTACGCCAAGTGCGGCAACGAGGGGCTGGCGGCGGAGATCGACCAGCTCTGGCAGAAGTTCCCCTGGGACGTGCTCCAGGTGCTGCACGACCGCGCCGACGAGACCTCCAACGAACACCGGTCCATGCTGGCCGCCGCGCGGCTCGGTGACGGCGCCGCGCTCGCGAAGGCGACGGAGTGGCACCTCTCGCGCAGCTTCCAGGCGCTGGGGCGGCACTTGACGGGCCGGGAGGTCGCGGACCCGTTCGACGTCGACAACGACTGA
- a CDS encoding alpha/beta fold hydrolase — translation MSPLLLLHTWGGDAGTWGPAVRHLGAQVPRLEAVDLPGHGARAAEPFTVDGAVAAGSAALDRLAGAGAGAGAVIGAGTGTGDLAAGPAHVVGSGLGALIALVLAQRRPDRVRSLTLVGFPPADGPEAARRPAETEALLARDGTERFAKAYVDSTVLSGDPAHGDLLYRSMAATRPEVLLDSLRATLGWAGHVRPGPLGPPCQVVRGARDHRVGAASAAALARRLGGSTAVVPGAGHVAYLDEPEAFAATLAAFHHGPALEPGR, via the coding sequence GTGAGCCCTCTCCTTCTCCTCCACACCTGGGGCGGCGACGCCGGCACCTGGGGGCCGGCGGTGCGCCATCTCGGCGCCCAGGTGCCCCGCTTGGAGGCGGTCGACCTGCCCGGACACGGGGCCCGCGCCGCGGAGCCGTTCACCGTGGACGGGGCCGTGGCGGCGGGATCGGCGGCGCTGGACCGGTTGGCCGGTGCCGGTGCCGGTGCCGGAGCCGTGATCGGCGCGGGTACGGGGACGGGTGACCTGGCCGCCGGACCGGCGCACGTCGTCGGCTCGGGGCTCGGGGCGCTGATCGCTCTTGTCCTCGCCCAGCGGCGTCCGGACCGCGTCCGGTCACTGACCCTCGTCGGATTCCCCCCTGCCGACGGCCCGGAGGCCGCCCGCCGGCCCGCCGAGACCGAGGCTCTGCTGGCGCGCGACGGCACCGAACGGTTCGCGAAGGCGTATGTGGACAGCACCGTACTGAGCGGCGATCCCGCCCACGGCGACCTGCTGTACCGCTCGATGGCGGCGACGCGCCCCGAGGTCCTGCTCGACTCGCTGCGCGCGACGCTCGGTTGGGCCGGACACGTCCGCCCGGGGCCGCTCGGCCCGCCGTGCCAGGTGGTACGCGGCGCGCGGGACCACCGGGTCGGCGCCGCCTCCGCCGCCGCCCTCGCCCGGCGCCTCGGCGGCTCGACGGCCGTCGTACCGGGCGCGGGCCACGTCGCGTATCTGGACGAACCGGAAGCCTTCGCCGCCACCCTCGCCGCGTTCCACCACGGACCCGCCCTGGAGCCCGGCAGGTGA
- a CDS encoding ABC transporter ATP-binding protein, producing MTTIKSVRHSEGDKRGGPEDSAQGSAGEAVPLGGDAGATVRLDGLTMRFGERTVSKDINLTIGAGEVLSIVGPSGCGKTTLLRAVAGLIRPADGVVRIDGRAVDGTPDGVAMVFQHFGLFPWKTVESNVAYALRVRGTGKKEALERARELITLVGLSGFEKSYPHQLSGGMQQRTGLARALAVRPRLLLMDEPFGALDAQTREVLQFELLRIWQDHPVTMLFVTHSIDEAVLFGNRIAVLNGRPSGVAELIDVRLPAHRDRSVLATPEFLAIRERVWSLIMNADPGR from the coding sequence ATGACCACGATCAAATCGGTGCGCCACAGCGAGGGCGACAAGCGCGGCGGCCCCGAGGACAGTGCGCAGGGGTCGGCGGGAGAGGCCGTACCGCTCGGCGGCGACGCCGGAGCCACCGTACGGCTCGACGGGCTGACCATGCGTTTCGGTGAGCGCACGGTATCCAAGGACATCAATCTGACGATCGGCGCCGGCGAGGTGCTGTCCATCGTCGGGCCGTCGGGTTGCGGCAAGACCACACTCCTCCGGGCGGTGGCCGGCCTGATCCGGCCGGCCGACGGTGTGGTCCGCATCGACGGCCGGGCGGTGGACGGCACCCCCGACGGTGTGGCGATGGTCTTCCAGCACTTCGGCCTCTTCCCCTGGAAGACGGTCGAGTCCAATGTCGCGTACGCGCTGCGCGTACGCGGGACCGGGAAGAAGGAGGCGCTGGAGCGGGCCAGGGAGCTGATCACCCTCGTCGGGCTCTCCGGCTTCGAGAAGTCGTACCCGCATCAGCTGTCCGGCGGCATGCAGCAGCGCACCGGCCTGGCCCGGGCGCTCGCCGTACGGCCCCGGCTGCTGCTCATGGACGAGCCCTTCGGCGCGCTGGACGCCCAGACGCGCGAAGTGCTCCAGTTCGAACTCCTGCGCATCTGGCAGGACCACCCCGTGACGATGCTGTTCGTCACCCACTCGATCGACGAGGCCGTTCTCTTCGGGAACCGGATCGCCGTACTCAACGGCCGGCCCAGCGGGGTCGCCGAGCTGATCGACGTACGGCTTCCCGCGCACCGGGACCGGTCCGTACTGGCGACACCGGAGTTCCTGGCGATCCGCGAGCGGGTCTGGTCCCTGATCATGAACGCCGATCCGGGCCGCTGA